The genomic DNA AGTATCTACTTTGTTACCGCCTGTCTGGGTCACGGCATAAGCATTTCCATCAGGCGTTCCCGCCGCAATCGATTCTGCAGAATCACCGTTCACCTTCATCCAAGGCACTGCCGCCTCGAGTTTAATATCTCCTGCATCCACGTTAGCTTGAATTCCCTGAAAGCCAGCGATCGTGATGTGCTCAATATTCCCCACTGCAAAATCACTAGCTTGGAAATTGCCCATACCACCAGCGTAGTTCTCAGAGCTTCCAAACTGGCCAACCTTCACTGTCAGAGTTTTGTTGGCACCCTGAATGTAAACATCTCCGTAACCCATTGTTCCAGTGATGTCAGAAAGGTCTGCGAAGGCCTTGATGGAGTTGTCTCCTGAGGTGGCAGTTCCTGTCATCTCAAAACTGACTTTTCCAGCTTTTTCATCATCTTTCAGGAATTCGAAAGCATAGCTTGCACCATCACTAACTGCGCTTGTCAACTTTGCGTTGACATCACCAATGTAGGTATCCTGATTAGTGGTCGTGTCACCACCATCTGGGGTTGAACTCTCCATCTTCATACCAACAACGACTTCACCGGTCATCGCTAAATTGCTGCCATGACCTCCAGCAAAACTAGGGGCTGCCAATGCGGCGGAAGCGAGTGCGGCCAACATCAGGCTTTTAAACTTTTTCATACTACTCCTTACAAAGTTAGGAATCGGTTGGTTGCCCGCCCCGATCGCCTGGCAGCAGGGGACAAGCAGTCAACTTTCGTCGACATCTTTAAAAACAGGTGCTTTGGGCCGGCCTTGCAACTGTAAGTGAATGCCGAAAAAGGAGAAGCGAAATCAGCCTCTTGCCAATGTGGCTTTCCGTTTTCCGGGCTCCTTGACTTACATGCTACAATGTTCGTGCCAAGCACATGTTTTTTCTTTTAAAACCAGAAAATCGGTCGAAAGACGAAGCCAACGCAAGGGGGCCAAGGAATCTGGCGCTTGGACAGGCTGTCCAAGGCGTCTGTCATCTTTCCGAGCTTGCCCACATCCCACGGGCTCGTCCCGCCTGATCGATTCTGCTGGCAGCGACCTCGCTGGAACTGCGCGAACAGAACGCGCCCAATCCCTTTCGTCCGTGCTCCTCGCAAGCGTACGACAAGGATTAGACCACAAAGATGGAAGGTATCTTGGATTCAAGAGAAAGGTCAAGAGGTATTCAGACAAGCTGATTTCTGACAAAATCATTTTTCTGAATTACCGCCAAACTTTTTATCAGAACACAAGAAAAACCTGCGGGTGCAGGCGGACACTCTCCATCTTTTTCAAATTCCCAGAACGACAGCATCCCTCCATGGGATTCAACCAAGGAATCAGTTACCCTGCTGCTGCAGGTTCTTTGGGTACCGGTCTCGATCAATGTCGGGCAGAATCGGCAGCAATACCGCAACGGAGAAGACTCCTACGGCAATGCTGACGACTACTCCAACAAAGAGGAGGCGGAATGCTTTTTTCGTTTCGGTCATATGGTTCTGAAACAAATATGATTAATGAAATTCAAATTCTGAGCCGGCAACCTAGCGAAATCTGGATGAGAAAACCAGTCCTTTTCCATCAGAATTGGGAAAAAATCTCACCGGAGAAACATCAATCTGCACTGTTGACAATCTCTGTTTCCGCAAAGAAGTAGGCAATCTCTGTCGCTGCTGTCTCTGGGGCATCAGAACCATGGACTGTGTTCTCTCCAATGCTCAGGGCGAAGTCCTTGCGAATCGTTCCCTCTGCAGCTTGGGCTGGGTTGGTGGCACCCATCACATCACGATGACGATTGATGGCGTTGCCACCTTCCAACACACTGACCACAACAGGCCCCGAGCTCATGTACTCGGTCAACTCTCCGTAGAAGGGGCGTCCTCGGTGCACTGTGTAGAAGCCTTCGGCTTCACGCAGAGAGAGGTGCAGCATCTTGGTTGCGACAATCCGCAGGTCGTTGGCTTCAAAGCGAGAAAAAATCTGGCCAATCAAGTTACGCTTGACGCCATCGGGCTTGATGATCGAGAGAGTTCGTTCCAGTGCCATGCTGCCTTTCGGGTTGGCCGTTATAATGGAAAAGACTGCCCAGATGGGCGGTCTTGTGAGTAATTTTTAGTAGGTTGGTTGTCCAAGCAACTTCTGTCGAAGCTACTGGAGAAGCTGCGCTTAAGTCAAGGTGCAGAAATTTTGCAGTAGCTGCAGACCTGCCTGCTGGCTCTTCTCCGGGTGAAACTGCACCCCCCAGACGTTATCTTTGCGTACAACCGAGGCAAAAAGATAGCCGTACTCCGTCTCACCCAGCACCACCTCTGGATCATTTGGTCGCAGGTGGTAGGAGTGCACGAAGTAGAAGTGACCGCGGTCACACAATCCCTGAAATAATGGATCTGGCTTGCGGAACTCGACCTCGTTCCAGCCAATCTGTGGAATCTTGAGTTGGTGCTGAAAGCGCTGGACTTCTCCAGCAATCCATCCCAGACCCTTGTGCGGACCGTCTTCTTGACCCAACTCCATCAGCAACTGAGCGCCAACACAGATCCCCAATAGCGGAGTGCCAGACTGGACCTTCTCCTCCATCACCTCCAGCAGTCCAGAATCACGAAGATGCTGCATCGCTGGGCCAAAGGCACCCACTCCAGGGAAGAGAATTCGATCTGCTTGACGGACAGCTTCCGGCTCTTCCACGATCGCAACTGGCAACTTCAGGTAATCCAGGGCGTTTTTGAGGTTGTGCAGATTACCGACTTTGTAGTCGATGATCACACTCAGGCTCACAGCACGCCCTTCGTTGAAGTGACACCAGCGCGTCTTGGGTCCAGCTCCGTGGCTTGCCGTAAGGCCCTGGCGAAGGACTTGAACAGCCCCTCACATTTGTGGTGGTCATTCTCACCGTACAGGATTGCCATGTGGAGAGTGGTCTTCGAGGCGATCGCAAAGGACTTGAAGAAGTGTGGAATCATCTGGGTGTCCAGTGCACCGATTGCTGGCTGACGAAATTCCCCCTGGAATACAAAATCTGGCCGACCACTCAAGTCCAGCACAGTGCGCACCAAGGCCTCGTCCATCGGCACATACATCTGACCGTAGCGAACGATGCCCTGCTTGTCTCCCAGCGCTTCAAGAACGGCAGCACCCAAGGCCAGAGAGATGTCCTCGACCGTGTGGTGACAATCTACCTCCAGATCTCCCTCGCACTGAAGCTCCAGATCAAACAAACCATGGAATGCCAACTGCTCCAGCATGTGATCCAGGTAGCCGATACCGGAGCGCACAGCGACCCTACCGCTGCCATCCAGGTTGATCGTCAATTGGATTTTGGTTTCGCGCGTATTTCGTTGTTTGCTGACTTGTCGCATTGTCGGCTTTGATTCAGAAGGAATAGTAGACTCGACTGGCGAAGTGCGTGGCAGAACCAGTCCCACCTGTGGAAGGCTGGTAGTCATCGTAGCGAAATGCCTTTCCTTGGCGGAAGAAATTCAACTCTAGGTCCCAGGTTACAAAGTCCCGCAACTTCCAGGAGAAAGTGTTGTCCCATTCGATACCGATGTGGGTCGCTTTCCCACCTGATGATGTCATCACCGGATTCACGTGGTCCAGGTAGTAGAGCCCAGCCTCATAGAATGTCTCCGAGGCCTCGACAGTGAATCGATAGCGAGCACCAAGCATTTGGGTGTTAGCGATCGTATGGCCCAATCCAGTTCCACTCTTCCAATCTGGACTACCACCGTTGAAGTAGAAGTTTGTTCCTCGATATGTACCCGGAACGATTTCGTGGAAGGCACGGATGCTTCGCTGGTAGTTCTGACCCGTGTTGTCGATGGCTCCACTATCTTCCAGTTGTTCATCACCACTGACATAAAGAAACAGCCCCGTTACCTGATGATTATCCCAGAGATAGGACAGTTCATGCTCCGTTGCCACTCCAGCTACAGCGTAACTTCCCAGTGACTGCCCATAATCGTTGTTGGCACCCAAGCTGTAGTAGGTACGATTCCCTTGGTTGCCAAGCAAGTCGGAGTACCAACGCCAGCTCGGAGTGTTCCACGTGAAACGCACCCCATAATAGTCCTGGCTGGTCGCATCGAAATGGACTGGAGTACAATCCTGTCCTCCCACGACTGCCTGACGTTTCAACTCTGATGAGCAGCTATTAGTATTCGCAAAGCTGGTACCCCGCAAGCGATCCAAATCTCCGTTACTGAGTCGAAATCCGGGGGCGTTGTTGCGCCCAAGTGGAATATTCCGCTCTGTGTAGATGATCCGGAAAACCTCGACACGCATCACGTTCTCAGGTTGTCCAGCTGCATCAAGTTCATAAAAAAGTGGATAGTCCAAGGAGAGGGTGTACAGCCAGTCTGCTGTATCATCCTGCAGCTTCAGAGCACCGGCTTCATAACAGAAACTACCTGCTGTGCACTGCTGAGCGATACCGGTCAACAGTCCGCTGAAGACTTTGCCACGACGATCACCGAGACGAAGTTCCTGCTTCCCGACACGTAACTGATCACGAGGGTTGGCACGAAACTCCAGGTAGGCCTGGCGAGCCACCAGATCAACGTCCTGCGAGTCAGGCGCATTTGGGCGATCTGCTGGTGGACGCAAGTCAGCATTGTTGAAAGGAGCCTGGGCTGTTGCCAACTCAAGCTGAATCGAAGCTGAGCGGTGTGCGGTTGAGCGCAGAAAGACCCTCAGATCTTGCTCAAAGGAGAGCGTGCCTGCATTTGGGAAACCTGGTGGAGTTTCCGGCTCTGAGCTCGCATCAATCCATCGATTACGGAGTCGGTAGGAGCCACCGACTTCAAGGACTGGGGTGTAAGTGGGGCGCTCTTCAAGCTCTTTATAGTCTCCCTTCTCGAGGGGAATAAAGTTGCTCTGGGCCCAGAGGGGGGTGTTCAGTGAGAGCAGGCAACCACTGGCAAGCAGCAAGCGGCGAAGAAAAAGAGAGATATACACGTTGAATTCAGAGATAGCGAAAAGCGGAATGGTAGGTTTCTGGTC from SAR324 cluster bacterium includes the following:
- the ndk gene encoding nucleoside-diphosphate kinase, which encodes MALERTLSIIKPDGVKRNLIGQIFSRFEANDLRIVATKMLHLSLREAEGFYTVHRGRPFYGELTEYMSSGPVVVSVLEGGNAINRHRDVMGATNPAQAAEGTIRKDFALSIGENTVHGSDAPETAATEIAYFFAETEIVNSAD
- the hisH gene encoding imidazole glycerol phosphate synthase subunit HisH; the protein is MSLSVIIDYKVGNLHNLKNALDYLKLPVAIVEEPEAVRQADRILFPGVGAFGPAMQHLRDSGLLEVMEEKVQSGTPLLGICVGAQLLMELGQEDGPHKGLGWIAGEVQRFQHQLKIPQIGWNEVEFRKPDPLFQGLCDRGHFYFVHSYHLRPNDPEVVLGETEYGYLFASVVRKDNVWGVQFHPEKSQQAGLQLLQNFCTLT
- the hisB gene encoding imidazoleglycerol-phosphate dehydratase HisB yields the protein MRQVSKQRNTRETKIQLTINLDGSGRVAVRSGIGYLDHMLEQLAFHGLFDLELQCEGDLEVDCHHTVEDISLALGAAVLEALGDKQGIVRYGQMYVPMDEALVRTVLDLSGRPDFVFQGEFRQPAIGALDTQMIPHFFKSFAIASKTTLHMAILYGENDHHKCEGLFKSFARALRQATELDPRRAGVTSTKGVL